From Rutidosis leptorrhynchoides isolate AG116_Rl617_1_P2 chromosome 3, CSIRO_AGI_Rlap_v1, whole genome shotgun sequence, a single genomic window includes:
- the LOC139901062 gene encoding uncharacterized protein: MNPIIENLHNNILPEDKDEERLVRISSPMYTIENDALYRKSYNGPLMRCVGPAEAEMIIEEVHSGSCALHSGYKTIASKIMRLGYFWPTLYRDVAKIVKRCKSCQRHVPQNRKSRHDMISVNLHWPFYKWEINIVGPFPVGAGNVKFPDRSNRLFYQMGRGKSIAHNHRSATKDPFKSWCEELHIVQKFTSVAHPKANGLCEVTNPDIVRCIKKRLNEKRIGWVDELSNVLWAHRTTFKKSTGETPFSLVYGSEVMNTAEIFVPTHWVANFDEAANNDALCENLNFVEERRLMAAIREANNKQQIAKYYNKKVRALAFDVNEWVLRNNEASRAENVSKLGPN; this comes from the exons ATGAATCCAATCATTGAAAATCTGCACAATAACATACTGCCAGAAGATAAAGATGAGGAAAGATTAGTGCGCATAAGTTCGCCTATGTACACCATTGAAAATGATGCATTGTATCGCAAATCTTACAATGGACCATTAATGCGCTGTGTTGGCCCCGCAGAGGCTGAGATGATTATTGAAGAAGTTCATAGTGGTTCTTGCGCGTTGCATTCTGGATATAAAACTATTGCGTCTAAGATCATGCGGTTGGGCTACTTTTGGCCAACCCTATATCGCGATGTGGCAAAAATAGTAAAAAGATGCAAAAGTTGTCAAAGACACGTTCCGCAGAACAGGAAATCAAGGCATGATATGATATCAGTGAACTTGCATTGGCCATTTTATAAGTGGGAGATCAATATTGTAGGACCATTTCCTGTGGGAGCAGGAAATGTGAAGTTCCCTGATCGTAGCAATCGATTATTTTACCAAATGGGTAGAGGCAAAAGCATTGCGCACAATCACAGGAGTGCAA CAAAAGATCCCTTTAAAAGTTGGTGCGAGGAGCTCCACATTGTGCAAAAATTTACTTCTGTGGCACATCCGAAAGCCAATGGGTTATGCGAAGTAACTAATCCCGATATAGTTAGGTGCATTAAAAAGCGCTTAAATGAAAAGCGAATAGGATGGGTTGATGAACTATCCAATGTGTTGTGGGCACATCGCACAACATTTAAGAAAAGCACTGGCGAAACACCCTTTAGTCTAGTGTATGGCTCGGAGGTAATGAATACCGCAGAAATTTTTGTGCCAACACATTGGGTTGCCAATTTTGATGAAGCAGCAAACAATGATGCTTTGTGCGAAAATTTGAATTTCGTGGAGGAACGCAGATTAATGGCTGCAATaagagaagcgaataataaacaACAAATTGCGAAGTATTATAACAAAAAGGTGCGTGCATTGGCCTTCGATGTTAACGAGTGGGTTCTGCGTAATAATGAAGCAAGCCGCGCAGAAAATGTTAGTAAATTGGGACCCAATTAG